In Treponema vincentii, a single window of DNA contains:
- a CDS encoding SelB C-terminal domain-containing protein: protein MPDGNYRRGKAAAFITGFIEKDRAEPKELSADAKDVTACGKQLIFTKKLAEWEAKILETAKKSQAGFTAEEIDTAVPVKVRQEILKKLCAENKLINEGSVYKLAGSGDTLSKTAQQLLQLALKAGFDGIEIDKIQLPQVRKDARDLVKLGKLVVLENFLHYHREIYDKAIAAILKGKKAGDIITIADARTATNLSRKYVIPLLNVLEKNGKVKRQENDRIVL, encoded by the coding sequence ATGCCGGACGGGAATTACCGTCGTGGAAAAGCTGCGGCTTTTATCACCGGCTTTATAGAAAAAGACCGCGCGGAACCTAAGGAGCTTTCGGCTGACGCAAAAGACGTTACGGCCTGCGGCAAACAGCTCATCTTTACCAAGAAGCTCGCCGAATGGGAAGCAAAGATTTTAGAGACCGCAAAGAAAAGTCAGGCAGGTTTTACGGCAGAGGAAATCGATACGGCTGTGCCGGTAAAGGTGCGGCAGGAAATCCTGAAAAAACTGTGTGCGGAAAACAAACTGATCAATGAAGGCAGTGTGTACAAGCTGGCAGGCAGCGGAGATACCTTGTCGAAAACGGCACAGCAGCTGTTACAGTTGGCGCTTAAAGCAGGGTTTGACGGTATCGAAATAGATAAAATCCAGCTGCCGCAGGTGCGGAAAGACGCCCGCGATTTGGTAAAGCTCGGCAAACTCGTTGTATTGGAAAACTTTTTGCACTACCACCGTGAGATATACGACAAAGCGATTGCCGCTATCTTAAAAGGGAAAAAAGCAGGCGACATCATCACCATTGCAGATGCCCGTACCGCGACAAATCTTTCGCGCAAATATGTCATCCCCCTACTCAATGTTCTGGAAAAAAACGGCAAGGTAAAACGGCAGGAGAATGATAGAATTGTCTTGTAG
- a CDS encoding ATP-binding protein — translation MNINLRKSPIPTISITIVDNGEGVCFDDVEHKLFDIGTVSKATGKGIGRFAAFQIGKTVSIETVGEKNGKKTKTAFTLNSKTISTSHTKDYPINIDNEPSTSNTYYKVIIQDLYTADEITENPKRKISKQLLLENIHRELFLCYSDLILQSAIHIFVNNREVLTKDFLIEPAEHKTFICKVDGHDITGDLTFIHYISNKQKIRSIYRTENNGIKSQIYTESLSLDLPNDDGWNILVDADVLDATTGLFRNLDTELDEGAKNFKQKTNEEIRRYFMEKFPDYYNFSKKLQKDAYYPYRSQEAPSQAHVITFNQIAYYLENEYKLLRKNIDTRKIIYPLINLTIANGDLRTILSYFTNLNPAIIKKFKELLDTVDLENVIEFSTDIAKKTSFLDFLNTIIYSDISKKVKERSELHKIIENNLWLFGEQYVNTLKLFSDKNLQNNLQELRAAYFSYEPTISDENLIECADAKIKDITDLFFFNENIINDTQREIMIVELKAPCCAIGQKELNQVDRYLYDIEQKGCFAKNLNYKIILVSSELRNFAKSKVGQFDKADKHLYTRSQNANISIYVYQWSDIIAENRRRLSFLGNALKVKDTNIQKFIKEKYPDYGIKKAVLLDE, via the coding sequence ATGAATATAAACTTGAGGAAGTCTCCGATACCGACTATCTCTATAACGATCGTTGACAACGGAGAGGGCGTGTGCTTTGATGATGTTGAACATAAGCTATTCGACATTGGTACTGTTTCTAAAGCAACCGGCAAGGGGATCGGACGATTTGCAGCCTTTCAGATTGGTAAAACAGTCTCAATCGAAACAGTCGGAGAAAAAAACGGCAAAAAAACAAAAACAGCCTTCACCTTGAATAGTAAAACAATCAGTACAAGTCATACAAAAGATTATCCTATCAATATAGATAATGAGCCTTCTACAAGCAACACGTACTATAAAGTTATTATACAAGATTTATATACCGCTGACGAAATTACAGAAAACCCAAAGAGGAAAATTTCAAAACAGTTATTATTAGAAAATATCCATAGGGAATTGTTTTTATGTTATTCCGACCTGATTTTACAATCAGCAATCCATATATTTGTTAATAACCGTGAAGTTTTAACAAAGGATTTTCTTATTGAACCGGCTGAGCACAAGACATTTATATGCAAAGTAGACGGGCATGATATAACAGGAGATTTAACCTTTATTCATTATATATCTAACAAACAAAAAATAAGAAGTATATATCGTACTGAAAACAACGGAATAAAATCGCAAATTTATACAGAATCTTTATCTCTTGATTTGCCTAACGATGACGGGTGGAATATATTAGTAGACGCTGATGTTCTTGACGCAACCACGGGATTGTTCCGCAACTTAGATACTGAACTTGACGAGGGCGCTAAAAATTTCAAGCAAAAAACAAATGAAGAGATAAGGCGCTATTTTATGGAGAAATTTCCTGACTATTATAATTTTTCAAAAAAACTTCAAAAAGACGCCTATTACCCGTATAGATCACAAGAGGCGCCTTCCCAAGCGCACGTTATTACATTTAATCAGATAGCGTATTATCTTGAAAATGAATATAAACTTTTAAGGAAGAATATTGATACAAGAAAAATCATTTATCCGCTGATAAACCTTACTATTGCTAATGGAGATTTACGGACTATTTTATCATATTTTACGAATTTAAATCCTGCAATAATAAAAAAATTTAAAGAATTGCTAGATACTGTTGATCTAGAAAATGTGATAGAGTTTTCAACAGACATTGCAAAAAAAACATCTTTCTTAGATTTCTTGAATACGATTATATATTCTGACATAAGCAAAAAGGTAAAAGAACGATCGGAATTACATAAAATTATTGAAAATAATCTATGGCTTTTTGGAGAGCAGTATGTCAATACACTGAAATTATTCTCCGACAAAAATTTGCAAAATAATTTACAAGAACTTCGTGCTGCTTATTTTTCATACGAGCCTACAATAAGTGATGAGAATCTCATTGAATGCGCAGATGCTAAAATTAAAGATATAACCGATTTGTTTTTCTTTAATGAAAATATAATCAATGACACGCAAAGGGAAATAATGATAGTGGAGTTAAAAGCTCCATGCTGCGCCATTGGACAAAAAGAGTTAAATCAAGTAGATCGATATTTATATGATATTGAACAAAAAGGGTGTTTCGCGAAAAACTTAAATTATAAAATAATTTTAGTAAGTTCAGAGTTAAGAAATTTTGCAAAATCAAAAGTTGGGCAATTTGACAAAGCAGATAAACACTTATATACAAGATCACAAAATGCTAACATATCAATTTATGTGTATCAATGGTCAGATATAATAGCAGAAAATAGGAGAAGATTATCATTTTTAGGGAATGCCCTTAAAGTCAAAGATACTAATATTCAAAAATTTATTAAAGAGAAATATCCAGATTACGGGATAAAAAAAGCAGTTTTATTGGATGAGTAA
- a CDS encoding fibronectin type III domain-containing protein, with protein sequence MGTYDNGSTVEDTFTDTKIKTRQELKKAGLEKLKEKRKEENPVFEVETLLPIRLFDEVSLVHPKSNTIYDVTVQEEHISYKENKLTQKFGIGGFLFNPLSALIPQKDNDTERKIVKSPVCSGNGKQNAISITWEADGEDFVIRWKEKTQDFYNYRHTKQKQEVIERLKADTDYTFSVASVSDGLLSDYTAEVVCRPLSADMSL encoded by the coding sequence GTGGGAACCTATGATAATGGGTCAACGGTAGAAGATACGTTTACCGACACTAAGATAAAAACACGGCAAGAGCTGAAAAAAGCCGGTTTAGAAAAACTTAAAGAAAAACGAAAAGAAGAAAATCCTGTTTTTGAAGTTGAAACGCTCTTACCCATCCGTTTATTTGATGAAGTTTCGTTAGTTCATCCTAAAAGCAACACGATATACGATGTTACCGTGCAAGAAGAACACATTTCATACAAAGAAAATAAGCTTACGCAAAAATTTGGTATCGGCGGTTTTCTTTTTAACCCTCTTTCAGCCCTTATCCCGCAAAAAGATAACGATACGGAGCGCAAAATAGTAAAGTCACCGGTGTGTTCAGGCAACGGAAAACAGAATGCTATCAGTATAACATGGGAGGCTGACGGCGAGGATTTTGTAATAAGATGGAAGGAAAAGACACAGGATTTTTATAACTACCGGCATACTAAGCAAAAACAAGAAGTAATTGAACGGCTGAAAGCTGATACTGATTATACGTTTAGCGTTGCTTCCGTCTCAGACGGACTTTTATCGGATTATACGGCGGAAGTTGTATGCCGCCCGCTTTCCGCCGATATGAGCCTTTAG
- the selB gene encoding selenocysteine-specific translation elongation factor, protein MAYILGTAGHVDHGKTALVKCLTGVETSHIPEEKKRGMTIELGFAALEDPVHGTVGIVDVPGHERFIRNMVAGTWGLDAAMLIVAADDGWMQMSSDHLRVLKAMHINSILLVITKSDLADPDMIELIREDANRHCREILGRELPSVAVSAHTGAGIDELKKKITELLSAVRTAPLDKPFLYIDRAFTLKGIGITVTGTLRGKSIAVGDQLALYPGGTECKIKNIQNHHADVSSSESGMRTALNLKISEKEKVERGMLLAGIGESPVLQGSELLVRVDEYFNKQETGAGMKNHIELELATGSTNAIGAIHFNKIDPTLARVSLQEPIAGRWNQPAVLIRHGGSSILASCRILAAFDSYRAAVFKQFFSVYAGRELPSWKSCGFYHRLYRKRPRGT, encoded by the coding sequence ATGGCATATATTTTAGGAACCGCCGGACACGTCGATCACGGCAAAACCGCATTGGTAAAATGCTTAACCGGAGTGGAAACCAGCCACATCCCCGAAGAAAAGAAGCGGGGTATGACTATTGAGCTAGGTTTTGCCGCCTTGGAAGATCCCGTACACGGAACGGTCGGCATCGTCGATGTTCCCGGACACGAACGGTTTATCCGTAACATGGTGGCAGGCACGTGGGGACTTGACGCAGCAATGCTGATTGTCGCAGCAGACGACGGATGGATGCAGATGTCGTCGGATCACCTGCGGGTACTTAAAGCGATGCATATCAACTCCATCCTGTTGGTCATAACCAAATCCGACTTGGCCGATCCCGATATGATCGAGCTGATACGGGAAGATGCAAACCGACATTGCCGCGAAATCCTCGGACGGGAATTACCCTCGGTGGCTGTTTCCGCACATACCGGCGCGGGTATCGACGAACTCAAGAAAAAAATTACGGAATTATTGAGCGCCGTCCGTACCGCTCCATTGGATAAGCCGTTCCTGTATATCGACCGCGCCTTTACGCTGAAAGGAATCGGCATCACGGTAACCGGTACGCTCCGCGGTAAAAGCATTGCCGTCGGCGATCAGCTTGCACTCTATCCCGGCGGAACCGAGTGCAAGATTAAAAACATCCAAAATCACCACGCCGACGTATCTTCTTCCGAATCGGGAATGCGGACGGCGCTCAACCTGAAAATATCCGAAAAGGAAAAGGTAGAACGCGGGATGCTGCTTGCAGGCATTGGCGAAAGTCCCGTGCTGCAAGGCTCCGAATTGCTCGTCCGCGTCGATGAATATTTTAACAAACAGGAAACCGGCGCCGGTATGAAAAATCATATCGAACTGGAACTTGCCACCGGCAGTACCAATGCCATCGGCGCGATTCACTTTAACAAAATCGATCCTACGCTGGCGCGGGTGTCCTTGCAGGAACCTATCGCCGGACGCTGGAACCAACCGGCCGTCCTTATCAGGCATGGGGGAAGTTCCATTCTCGCCTCATGCAGAATACTTGCGGCCTTTGACTCCTACCGCGCGGCTGTCTTTAAACAGTTCTTTTCGGTGTATGCCGGACGGGAATTACCGTCGTGGAAAAGCTGCGGCTTTTATCACCGGCTTTATAGAAAAAGACCGCGCGGAACCTAA
- a CDS encoding MATE family efflux transporter yields the protein MLGIISAPLLLIISITVSRGLQSDIAPYVRQYISWYSIVLPFSFLEAVYNGIKNANGKPEAAFTRMTILFILKVVGNFLFLYMLRLEIIGCVLASLLANVCITIWMVYELFIHNSPDKLDVKNFKFDSKIIKEVLKVGFPAMFNYSFLYLGFSLSIKRLKIRSYCGRGTGIASNINALCFNLPAAFSAAITTMVSMHIGAGYPQKAKRDCLLGCITSIIIAIIMISIMIPLSPYLTVLFRREPEIIGIANNALNIYTYSIIGFGICMTIQGAFIGLGKTKMPLVLGVLRIWLLRYIFVLATEHILQYYAIFWGNLFSNMATALIAIILILRTKWVSALTITNEKKE from the coding sequence ATGCTCGGAATCATCAGTGCGCCGCTGCTCCTTATCATCAGTATCACGGTTTCGCGGGGATTACAGAGCGATATTGCTCCGTATGTCCGCCAATATATTTCGTGGTACAGCATCGTCTTACCGTTCAGCTTTTTAGAGGCCGTGTATAACGGTATCAAAAACGCAAACGGGAAACCCGAAGCGGCTTTTACCCGAATGACTATTCTCTTTATCTTAAAGGTTGTCGGGAATTTTCTCTTTCTCTATATGTTGCGGCTCGAAATTATCGGCTGCGTACTGGCCTCGCTTTTGGCAAACGTATGCATTACAATCTGGATGGTATACGAATTATTCATCCACAACAGCCCGGACAAACTCGATGTTAAAAACTTCAAGTTCGATTCAAAAATCATCAAAGAGGTTCTGAAAGTCGGGTTTCCGGCAATGTTCAACTATTCTTTTTTATACTTAGGCTTTTCCTTATCAATAAAGAGATTGAAAATACGGAGCTATTGTGGTCGCGGCACAGGAATCGCAAGCAATATCAATGCGCTGTGCTTCAACCTGCCTGCGGCTTTTAGCGCGGCAATTACGACGATGGTCAGTATGCACATCGGTGCAGGATACCCGCAAAAGGCAAAGCGGGATTGTCTTCTCGGCTGCATCACCAGTATCATCATCGCTATTATAATGATTTCGATTATGATTCCGCTTTCGCCTTATCTGACCGTCTTATTCAGGCGGGAGCCGGAAATTATCGGTATTGCAAACAACGCGCTCAACATCTACACCTATTCGATTATCGGCTTCGGTATTTGTATGACCATTCAGGGTGCGTTTATCGGGCTCGGCAAAACGAAGATGCCGCTTGTGCTCGGTGTGCTCCGTATATGGCTGCTGCGTTACATCTTTGTACTGGCGACGGAACACATCCTACAATACTACGCAATCTTTTGGGGAAACCTCTTTTCAAATATGGCGACTGCACTGATTGCAATCATCCTGATTCTACGGACAAAATGGGTGTCGGCGCTCACCATCACAAACGAAAAAAAGGAGTAA
- a CDS encoding LamG domain-containing protein has product MEAINYVPGGQNMILTEDAQIVPGVSGNACYLPAGVGKIALEGDRNELSVSLWRQWDGIVESDTPRGIFSFKNIQIFFDNMTDLLTVVINGFKAITDIKDDQQQTHWGFTFAKNGLFTVYKNAKEVYSLSAGDKPVDMTNGFTIGGGRTHATFDEVRVYKTVLKQGEINGLFYLVSKGTQVKQLENCTIGYP; this is encoded by the coding sequence ATGGAAGCAATAAACTACGTACCCGGCGGGCAAAATATGATTTTAACGGAAGATGCACAAATAGTGCCGGGGGTTTCCGGCAATGCGTGCTACCTTCCGGCGGGAGTCGGTAAAATAGCCCTTGAAGGAGACCGCAATGAACTATCGGTTTCTCTTTGGCGGCAATGGGATGGCATTGTAGAATCTGATACTCCACGCGGTATTTTTAGTTTTAAGAATATCCAAATCTTTTTCGACAATATGACCGACCTTTTAACCGTTGTTATAAACGGCTTTAAGGCGATTACGGATATTAAAGACGACCAGCAACAAACGCACTGGGGTTTCACTTTCGCAAAAAATGGGCTGTTTACAGTGTATAAGAATGCAAAAGAGGTATATAGCCTATCGGCAGGAGACAAGCCGGTAGATATGACCAACGGCTTTACCATCGGAGGGGGGCGCACTCATGCGACATTCGATGAGGTACGAGTATATAAAACCGTACTGAAGCAAGGGGAGATAAACGGACTCTTTTATTTAGTAAGCAAGGGCACGCAGGTAAAACAGCTTGAAAATTGTACAATCGGCTACCCCTAA
- a CDS encoding TerB N-terminal domain-containing protein, with protein sequence MSVFDLFKRKKANSNLVPQENVSQKQHENVFDEIKQREIPSVEISQEVIKRIHPDLEGLIWIGDGKYKNYTQKPKKVYEYNVDCITFVYEYNETIEPSVIFTKLPINKPENAEGVEKLHYFPCYGSRDTIMPHSELTPEQRWKYLNFLTNPYIADIDIGYVFLLYYGLERHLLDGDFDRAMTVVLKLRKVHKQKSFQTYTGNAIILASILKGKASMRGIFLFIKSGK encoded by the coding sequence ATGTCTGTTTTTGATTTATTTAAGCGAAAGAAAGCTAATAGTAATTTAGTTCCCCAAGAAAATGTATCTCAAAAACAACACGAAAATGTTTTTGATGAAATAAAACAAAGGGAAATACCATCAGTAGAGATCAGTCAAGAAGTTATTAAAAGAATCCATCCTGATTTAGAAGGTCTTATCTGGATAGGAGACGGTAAATATAAAAATTATACGCAAAAACCTAAAAAGGTATATGAATATAATGTTGACTGTATTACTTTTGTTTATGAATATAACGAAACAATAGAACCTAGTGTTATTTTTACAAAACTTCCCATAAACAAACCAGAAAATGCGGAAGGTGTTGAAAAATTGCATTATTTCCCCTGTTACGGCTCACGAGATACAATTATGCCTCATTCAGAATTAACACCTGAACAAAGATGGAAGTATTTAAATTTTTTAACTAATCCATATATAGCTGATATAGATATAGGATATGTTTTTCTCTTGTACTATGGTCTTGAGCGCCATTTGTTAGATGGTGATTTTGACAGAGCAATGACTGTTGTTTTAAAATTAAGAAAAGTACACAAACAAAAGTCTTTTCAAACGTATACCGGCAATGCAATAATTCTTGCCAGCATATTAAAGGGAAAGGCGAGTATGCGAGGGATTTTTCTATTCATTAAATCAGGAAAATGA
- a CDS encoding tyrosine-type recombinase/integrase, whose protein sequence is MLTEITGTKIDTMLGAIKGAGKLKESTMHKYYSICIQALRFAYRNNLLARDISQQITRESKATRKKAKKEAEKATFTKEEIRQLFNGEHNPFGSQINWLINEVLFKTGCRIGEIQALQMQDFIKNSDGYALKVDKNYCRTGKRLKCTKTERSDIVPLSADLAEKLLAHLESNPSQDDPEAFIFSSRRDAHKPFCYESFNDDFNRTMRRLGMKRTNLTIHSYRHTFATFLRLAGFSEEELKFLTRHDCIAEVRHYADHYTPEMEQLKYKAVSALDKIIE, encoded by the coding sequence TTGCTTACCGAAATAACCGGCACGAAAATCGATACAATGCTCGGTGCAATTAAGGGGGCAGGTAAGCTGAAAGAAAGTACCATGCACAAATACTACTCTATCTGTATTCAAGCCCTTCGTTTTGCGTATCGCAATAACCTTCTTGCGCGAGATATTTCACAGCAGATAACGAGAGAATCAAAGGCAACGCGGAAAAAAGCTAAAAAAGAAGCGGAAAAGGCTACTTTTACAAAAGAGGAAATCCGGCAACTTTTCAATGGCGAGCATAATCCGTTCGGCTCTCAAATAAATTGGCTTATCAATGAAGTGCTGTTTAAAACCGGTTGCCGCATTGGAGAAATACAAGCCCTTCAGATGCAAGATTTTATCAAAAATTCAGACGGATATGCGCTCAAGGTTGACAAGAACTATTGCAGAACCGGCAAGCGGCTTAAATGTACAAAAACAGAACGCAGCGACATTGTTCCCCTTTCCGCCGACCTTGCAGAAAAATTGCTCGCACATCTTGAAAGCAACCCGTCTCAAGATGATCCGGAGGCATTTATATTTAGCTCCCGACGAGATGCACATAAACCGTTCTGCTATGAAAGTTTTAACGATGATTTTAATAGAACAATGAGACGATTAGGGATGAAGCGAACGAATTTGACAATACACAGCTATAGGCATACGTTTGCTACCTTTTTACGGCTTGCCGGATTTTCAGAAGAAGAGCTCAAATTTTTAACACGACACGACTGCATAGCTGAGGTGCGGCATTATGCCGACCACTATACGCCTGAAATGGAGCAACTCAAATACAAGGCAGTTAGCGCACTCGATAAAATTATAGAGTAA
- a CDS encoding glycogen-binding domain-containing protein, whose protein sequence is MRNAIRQKTVAVFFFLCILIAAQAAEQPAIDTYTYGELVETIARTGAPLITGKYIIFTAAGSARHVGIAFEHENFQSIHSFQRLYRSDDSTETKKSILFYIMQIPEEMRELRYRLVINGLWSTDPLNPDEIFDYSAGMSLSVLKIPYQKEYKTAVENNGRTRFVYQGESGKRIYLAGTFNNWDPFMYNLEEVMPGRYELYLPLPNGVWYYAYFTDGKQIPDTTNHKHVYMADGRTASVISVE, encoded by the coding sequence ATGCGCAATGCAATACGGCAAAAAACCGTGGCGGTCTTTTTTTTCTTGTGTATACTGATCGCGGCGCAAGCGGCGGAACAACCTGCCATCGACACATACACCTACGGCGAACTTGTTGAAACAATTGCACGGACGGGTGCGCCGCTTATCACCGGAAAATATATCATTTTTACGGCAGCAGGATCCGCACGCCATGTCGGTATCGCCTTTGAACATGAAAACTTTCAATCGATTCATTCTTTCCAGCGCTTGTATCGAAGCGATGATAGTACCGAAACTAAAAAATCAATCCTCTTCTATATCATGCAGATACCTGAAGAAATGAGAGAGCTGCGCTATCGGCTGGTTATTAACGGTCTCTGGTCTACAGACCCGCTCAATCCCGATGAAATATTCGACTATTCCGCCGGGATGTCTCTTTCGGTTTTAAAGATTCCGTATCAAAAAGAATACAAAACCGCTGTTGAAAACAACGGCAGAACTCGTTTTGTCTATCAAGGAGAATCGGGCAAACGGATATACCTTGCGGGCACGTTCAATAACTGGGATCCCTTTATGTACAACTTAGAAGAAGTGATGCCCGGTCGATACGAATTATACCTTCCGCTACCGAATGGCGTTTGGTATTACGCTTACTTTACAGATGGCAAGCAAATTCCCGATACGACAAACCACAAGCACGTTTACATGGCCGATGGCCGGACTGCTTCGGTTATTTCCGTGGAATAG
- a CDS encoding NlpC/P60 family protein, with protein sequence MFFAKRYRDSQTEYEFGGQDELRAIKIDCSGLIVNCYRYAVREYTEYTLPFFDASVKDFFLKYSVITNNPNPGDLIFMGDEDTDFPTHCFLCKNS encoded by the coding sequence TTGTTTTTTGCTAAAAGATATAGAGATAGTCAAACGGAATATGAATTCGGAGGACAAGATGAATTGCGAGCAATAAAAATAGATTGCTCAGGTTTAATAGTCAATTGTTATCGTTATGCAGTACGTGAATATACCGAATATACATTGCCATTTTTTGACGCTTCCGTTAAAGATTTTTTTCTTAAATATTCAGTTATTACTAATAATCCTAATCCCGGCGATTTGATTTTTATGGGGGATGAAGATACGGATTTCCCAACACATTGCTTTCTATGTAAAAACAGTTGA
- the selA gene encoding L-seryl-tRNA(Sec) selenium transferase: MHGSLAQIPQVEKLLSHHDLSDCIEKLGRPIVASIVSEYIKQIRAEALKGAAVPSFDACIADIRQRCTKHIRKRISKIINATGIILHTNLGRSPLPHGIWDAAKEAAQSYSAIEMDLEDGKRGQRFPFAVEAMSTLVRAEAALMLNNNAAAVFLLLKALASGKEVIVARGQQVQIGGGFRIPDILREAGCTLVEVGTTNITTLEDITAAVTEQTAMVLWVHTSNYKIRGFTEQPSLSAIRQALPPEIILAVDQGSGVISLSLQDEPTVPALLKEGADLVCFSGDKVFGGPQCGWITGKRFNRAHCPPSADAHLSGTAPLPL; the protein is encoded by the coding sequence ATGCACGGTTCACTGGCACAGATACCGCAAGTCGAAAAACTTCTGTCACATCATGATCTTTCCGACTGCATCGAAAAGCTCGGCAGACCGATTGTAGCCTCTATCGTATCGGAGTATATCAAGCAGATACGGGCTGAGGCTTTAAAAGGAGCCGCCGTTCCGTCTTTTGATGCGTGTATAGCGGACATCCGGCAGCGGTGCACGAAGCATATACGGAAACGGATTTCGAAGATTATCAACGCGACGGGCATTATCCTGCACACCAACCTCGGACGAAGCCCGCTTCCGCACGGTATTTGGGATGCGGCAAAGGAAGCCGCCCAATCATACTCGGCTATCGAGATGGATTTGGAGGACGGCAAACGGGGGCAGCGGTTCCCCTTTGCCGTCGAAGCGATGAGTACGCTTGTCCGTGCGGAAGCGGCGCTGATGCTGAACAACAACGCCGCCGCCGTGTTTCTGTTACTTAAAGCGCTTGCAAGCGGGAAAGAGGTTATCGTTGCGCGCGGCCAGCAGGTGCAAATAGGCGGCGGCTTCCGCATCCCCGATATTCTGCGGGAGGCAGGCTGTACGCTCGTAGAAGTCGGCACTACCAACATCACCACCCTTGAAGACATTACCGCCGCCGTTACCGAACAGACGGCAATGGTGCTATGGGTGCATACCTCAAACTATAAGATCCGCGGCTTTACGGAGCAGCCCTCCCTGAGCGCCATCCGCCAGGCCTTACCGCCTGAGATTATTCTTGCGGTGGATCAAGGGTCAGGCGTTATTTCGCTTAGCCTACAAGACGAGCCGACCGTACCGGCCTTATTAAAAGAAGGCGCCGACCTCGTTTGTTTTTCGGGAGATAAGGTATTCGGCGGCCCTCAGTGCGGATGGATTACCGGCAAAAGATTTAATCGCGCTCATTGCCCGCCATCCGCTGATGCGCACCTATCGGGTACCGCGCCGTTGCCGCTCTAA
- a CDS encoding phage tail domain-containing protein — protein sequence MRIFDEKKELDIPKWITASSSASTIQTQTVKLNDRHGEYLTGKEQYGSKTFQCSGTIPTDSACAVEKERSRLLSLLSGKDLIVYRDDDDTIFYRCRLTGQIQITYYNGENLHKVFTISFTLKAFDPFGYGQRKIETIAGGRRDISIVTEGNLSTVPEIAIGDIEKVSGLLVHCNGTELKISREIAIPHGKTLLYKDGTLF from the coding sequence ATGAGAATATTTGACGAGAAAAAAGAGTTAGACATTCCCAAATGGATAACCGCCTCAAGCAGCGCTTCAACAATCCAAACGCAAACAGTGAAGCTCAACGACCGGCATGGAGAATACCTAACCGGAAAAGAGCAGTACGGTAGTAAGACATTTCAATGTTCAGGGACTATCCCGACCGATTCTGCCTGCGCAGTAGAAAAAGAACGCAGTAGACTACTCTCTTTATTAAGTGGTAAAGATTTAATCGTTTATCGCGATGACGATGATACCATCTTTTACCGATGCCGATTAACAGGGCAGATACAGATAACCTATTATAATGGAGAAAATCTTCATAAAGTCTTTACGATTAGTTTTACCCTTAAAGCCTTTGATCCGTTTGGCTATGGACAACGGAAAATCGAAACGATTGCAGGCGGAAGACGAGATATATCCATTGTAACCGAAGGGAATTTATCCACCGTGCCGGAGATTGCTATAGGCGATATCGAAAAGGTTTCAGGTCTTTTAGTGCACTGTAATGGAACGGAGCTAAAAATTTCCCGTGAAATAGCGATACCGCACGGCAAAACGCTCCTTTATAAAGACGGAACCCTCTTTTAG